A genome region from Myxocyprinus asiaticus isolate MX2 ecotype Aquarium Trade chromosome 12, UBuf_Myxa_2, whole genome shotgun sequence includes the following:
- the LOC127449346 gene encoding potassium voltage-gated channel subfamily A member 3-like, producing MDDHYNLIDSPSASHRGNNADNHGYSETEKDIMTVVACDNMLEETAALPSHLSLDRYEPDHECCERVVINISGLRFETQLKTFNQFPDTLLGDPKKRMRYFDPLRNEYFFDRNRPSFDAILYYYQSGGRIRRPVNVPIDIFSEEIRFYQLGEEAMEKFREDEGFIKEEERPLPNHEFQRQVWLLFEYPESSGPARGIAIVSVLVILISIVIFCLETLPEFRDDRDPTTVSPIVNGTGPFVSSPFTDPFFVIETLCIIWFSFELLVRFFACPSKATFSKNIMNIIDIVAIIPYFITLGTELAERQGNGQQAMSLAILRVIRLVRVFRIFKLSRHSKGLQILGQTLKASMRELGLLIFFLFIGVILFSSAVYFAEADDPTSSFSSIPDAFWWAVVTMTTVGYGDMHPVTIGGKIVGSLCAIAGVLTIALPVPVIVSNFNYFYHRETDGEEHAQYLHVGSCQHMNSTEDLKRTQSMSSISKSEYMVIEEGINSDFKQPNYTDQNNQNCVNIKKIFTDV from the coding sequence ATGGATGACCACTACAACCTCATTGACTCGCCCTCAGCCAGTCACAGAGGGAACAACGCCGACAACCACGGATACTCGGAGACCGAGAAGGACATCATGACAGTTGTCGCCTGTGATAATATGCTGGAGGAGACCGCTGCGCTTCCCAGTCACCTGTCGCTGGATCGATACGAGCCGGATCACGAGTGTTGCGAGCGAGTGGTCATCAACATCTCGGGACTGCGCTTCGAGACCCAACTCAAAACTTTTAACCAGTTTCCGGACACGCTGCTGGGGGACCCGAAAAAGAGAATGCGCTACTTTGACCCGCTCAGAAACGAATATTTCTTCGACAGAAACCGACCGAGCTTCGATGCCATCCTATACTACTATCAGTCAGGCGGCCGTATTCGGAGACCAGTGAATGTTCCCATTGATATTTTCTCCGAGGAAATTCGATTCTATCAACTTGGCGAGGAGGCGATGGAGAAATTTCGCGAGGATGAGGGTTTCATCAAAGAAGAGGAGCGACCTTTGCCGAATCACGAATTTCAGAGACAGGTTTGGCTCTTGTTTGAGTACCCAGAGAGCTCAGGTCCTGCACGAGGCATCGCTATTGTGTCCGTTTTGGTCATTCTGATTTCCATTGTTATTTTCTGTCTGGAGACTTTGCCCGAGTTTAGGGACGACAGGGACCCGACCACTGTGTCGCCCATTGTGAATGGCACTGGCCCGTTTGTTTCCAGCCCTTTCACGGATCCTTTCTTTGTGATCGAGACACTTTGCATCATCTGGTTCTCCTTTGAACTGCTCGTCCGTTTTTTTGCGTGTCCCAGCAAGGCCACTTTTTCCAAAAACATCATGAACATCATTGATATCGTGGCCATTATCCCCTACTTTATCACTCTGGGCACGGAGTTGGCCGAGAGGCAAGGCAATGGACAGCAAGCCATGTCACTCGCCATCCTCCGCGTAATTCGTCTGGTGAGGGTCTTTCGCATCTTCAAGCTCTCCCGCCACTCCAAAGGCCTCCAAATTCTCGGACAGACCCTAAAAGCCAGCATGCGGGAGCTGGGACTTCTCATCTTCTTTCTCTTTATCGGCGTAATTTTGTTCTCCAGCGCCGTGTACTTTGCAGAGGCCGACGACCCGACGTCGAGTTTCAGCAGCATCCCAGATGCGTTCTGGTGGGCTGTGGTGACCATGACTACCGTGGGCTACGGAGACATGCACCCGGTAACCATCGGAGGCAAAATTGTCGGGTCTTTGTGCGCTATCGCCGGTGTATTGACAATTGCGCTGCCTGTACCGGTCATCGTTTCCaatttcaattacttttatcACCGGGAAACTGACGGGGAAGAGCACGCACAATACCTCCACGTTGGCAGCTGCCAACACATGAACTCCACGGAGGATCTCAAACGGACACAAAGCATGTCTTCCATCAGCAAATCGGAATATATGGTCATAGAGGAAGGAATAAATAGCGATTTCAAACAGCCAAACTACACAGACCAGAATAATCAAAACTGCGTGAATATTAAAAAGATCTTCACAGACGTGTAA